Proteins encoded together in one Fundidesulfovibrio magnetotacticus window:
- the cas5e gene encoding type I-E CRISPR-associated protein Cas5/CasD, which produces MALYLTFQLYGPLQAYGLVAVGEVRLSASHPTRSAVFGLLGAALGVRREEEERLTVLADSYDLAVRTDLPGTPLLDFHTVQTPPERRNRVYRTRSDELGGLLGEDEEPYTILSRRGYLCDACFTACLRVRGDAPPHTLEALAEALRRPAFTPYLGRKSCPPGLPFHPQVGEHAGFEEALAVYGLHRELHDRLRRPDATTAHLDTAEDSGALVRDLTAHHGRRLFVERREASRDIPAAKPRGGDDVL; this is translated from the coding sequence ATGGCCCTGTACCTGACCTTCCAGCTGTACGGGCCGTTGCAGGCCTACGGGCTGGTGGCCGTGGGGGAGGTGCGCCTGAGCGCCTCCCATCCCACGCGCTCGGCGGTGTTCGGGCTCCTGGGCGCGGCGCTGGGCGTGCGGCGCGAGGAGGAGGAACGCCTGACCGTGTTGGCGGACTCCTACGACCTGGCCGTGCGCACGGACCTGCCCGGCACGCCGCTTCTGGACTTCCACACCGTGCAGACGCCCCCAGAGCGCCGCAACCGGGTCTACCGCACCCGCTCCGACGAGCTGGGCGGGCTCCTGGGCGAGGACGAGGAGCCCTACACCATCCTCTCGCGCCGGGGCTACCTGTGCGACGCCTGCTTCACCGCCTGCCTGCGGGTCAGGGGCGACGCCCCGCCTCACACCCTGGAGGCCCTGGCCGAGGCCCTGCGGCGGCCTGCGTTCACCCCGTATCTGGGCCGCAAGAGTTGTCCGCCCGGCCTGCCCTTCCACCCCCAGGTGGGGGAGCACGCCGGGTTCGAGGAGGCCCTGGCGGTCTACGGGCTGCACCGGGAGCTGCACGACCGGCTCAGGCGTCCCGACGCCACGACCGCGCACCTGGACACCGCCGAAGACAGCGGGGCCCTGGTGCGGGATCTGACCGCGCACCACGGGCGCAGGCTCTTCGTGGAGCGCCGCGAGGCATCCCGCGACATCCCGGCCGCAAAGCCGAGAGGGGGTGACGATGTACTTTAG
- a CDS encoding bifunctional DNA primase/polymerase, with product MLATIPSSTVLDSLTALKQSASKAEAAQWYAENGIPVFPCGTDKRPRIKGEFHAATADVERVKAWWKKWPDASIGCPTGEGLDAFVLDVDQPDGPAALAELESRYGKLPATLEQRTGGGGRQLFFRMPAEGDVRNSAGKLGEGLDIRGNGGYVILPPSSHPSGGGYQWLEGQRPVEQAPEWLLNLLDPNRNGGKGVFLPQPLSLGGVSVYGNRALADECAKVAATPEGSRNDTLNQSAYALGQLVGGGEVDRQKAADALLDAALQAGLPPDEALRTLQSGLAAGERSPRQARQSHRAEELVKAAAGAGAPSSLEKEGSFIATLDLSRFEAGSLLATTPAPLTWVLNQSLLSGTVGFVCGAPGVGKSTFLLQLAAAVATGHPFFGDNLLPSGKGKVLALFAEEDERILVRRVKSLSCAALEEHSWDRMPESAKEDLEHNLILVPAAGEDLRFIDASGGSPRATKTYWIFSPSSR from the coding sequence ATGTTAGCTACCATTCCCTCCTCCACAGTGCTCGACTCCCTGACAGCGTTGAAACAATCGGCCTCCAAGGCCGAGGCTGCCCAGTGGTATGCCGAAAACGGCATCCCAGTCTTTCCCTGCGGCACGGACAAGCGTCCCCGTATCAAAGGCGAGTTCCACGCGGCAACGGCGGATGTAGAGCGCGTGAAGGCCTGGTGGAAAAAATGGCCGGACGCGTCCATCGGATGCCCCACAGGCGAAGGCCTCGATGCCTTCGTCCTGGACGTGGATCAGCCGGACGGGCCAGCGGCGCTGGCAGAGCTTGAATCCCGGTACGGTAAGTTGCCTGCCACTCTGGAGCAGAGGACTGGCGGTGGTGGACGTCAACTGTTCTTCCGGATGCCCGCCGAAGGCGACGTGAGGAACTCGGCCGGTAAGCTCGGGGAAGGCCTCGATATCCGTGGGAACGGGGGCTACGTCATCCTGCCTCCCTCGAGTCATCCCTCTGGCGGGGGTTACCAGTGGCTCGAGGGGCAGAGGCCCGTTGAGCAGGCCCCGGAATGGCTGCTGAACCTGCTTGACCCTAACAGGAATGGCGGCAAAGGCGTCTTCCTGCCGCAACCGCTGAGCCTTGGGGGCGTGTCGGTCTACGGCAACCGTGCGTTGGCTGACGAGTGCGCCAAGGTGGCTGCCACGCCAGAGGGAAGCCGCAATGACACGTTGAACCAAAGCGCCTATGCCCTGGGACAACTGGTGGGCGGAGGCGAGGTGGATCGTCAGAAGGCTGCGGACGCCCTCCTTGACGCCGCTCTTCAGGCAGGGCTCCCCCCCGACGAGGCGCTCCGTACGCTGCAGAGTGGTCTAGCGGCAGGTGAACGGTCCCCCCGTCAGGCACGGCAGTCGCACCGCGCCGAAGAGCTTGTGAAGGCTGCGGCTGGGGCTGGGGCACCATCGTCCCTGGAGAAGGAAGGATCATTCATCGCGACCTTGGATCTGAGCAGGTTCGAAGCGGGTTCTCTCCTTGCGACCACACCTGCCCCGCTCACGTGGGTTCTGAACCAGTCACTCCTGTCAGGTACGGTCGGTTTTGTGTGTGGCGCCCCCGGTGTTGGCAAGTCTACGTTTCTGCTTCAGCTTGCCGCCGCGGTTGCTACCGGGCATCCCTTCTTCGGCGACAACCTCTTGCCGAGCGGCAAGGGGAAAGTCTTGGCGCTCTTCGCCGAGGAGGACGAACGCATTCTGGTGCGGCGCGTCAAGTCGCTTTCCTGCGCGGCCTTGGAGGAGCATAGCTGGGATCGGATGCCAGAATCTGCAAAAGAGGATTTGGAGCACAACCTCATTCTTGTCCCCGCTGCGGGAGAGGACCTGAGGTTCATTGACGCTTCCGGTGGGAGCCCTCGGGCCACGAAGACGTACTGGATCTTCTCGCCAAGCTCAAGGTGA
- the casA gene encoding type I-E CRISPR-associated protein Cse1/CasA: MDKFNLLSEPWIPVRRASGKRERIAPWQLTEADVPLDIETPRPDFKGALLEFLVGLVQTALPPATSKLWRRQLDPGDAPQPEALSAAFKPLEPHFNLFGERPRFLQDLTLSVAEAGGPSPVAALLMDTPGENAARHNGDFFIKRDHSPDRLCPSCAAAALYALQAYAPSGGVGYRVSLRGGGPLSTLIIGDSLWRTVWSNVLPLEAKGVTPLSAAPHHAAAVFPWAAPTAVSDKKGTEIHAAGRHFLTHYWATPRRVVLEPEEDAHPSACPVCGETGRVFVRRFLARNYGNNYGVGWRHPLTPHREQGPGKEPLTLKGVSEGRGYNHWLGLVYGDAQDEKFPVRPALAVGNFRESLRGAMGGKAARLRAFGWDMDNMKALNWCEEEYPVYDLPPDIPDAPAILADRAGRMVRAADQARRNLLAAAKEALFSDGARNAKAEATLLAGLSMRFWADTKQAFEQRVQEIIACLKNAEYPLEVYETWRGVLLARTGRLFQDTAERGSFPARRLETIYGALNRMKAFNYTGCSKALGLPMDGKGGRQ, from the coding sequence ATGGACAAGTTCAATCTCTTGTCGGAGCCCTGGATTCCCGTGCGACGAGCCAGCGGGAAGCGCGAGCGCATCGCGCCCTGGCAACTCACGGAGGCCGATGTCCCCCTGGATATCGAGACCCCCCGGCCGGACTTCAAGGGCGCGCTGTTGGAGTTCCTGGTGGGGCTGGTGCAGACGGCCCTGCCTCCGGCCACCAGCAAGCTCTGGCGCAGACAGTTGGACCCCGGCGACGCCCCACAGCCCGAAGCTCTGTCCGCCGCCTTCAAGCCCCTCGAACCCCACTTCAACCTCTTCGGTGAACGTCCCCGTTTCCTCCAGGACCTCACCCTCTCCGTGGCCGAGGCGGGCGGCCCCTCCCCCGTGGCCGCCCTGCTCATGGACACGCCCGGCGAAAACGCCGCGCGCCACAACGGTGACTTCTTCATCAAGCGCGACCATTCACCCGACCGTCTCTGCCCCTCCTGCGCAGCAGCGGCCCTTTACGCCCTCCAGGCCTATGCTCCTTCGGGCGGGGTGGGCTACCGGGTCTCCCTGCGCGGCGGCGGGCCTTTGTCCACGCTCATCATTGGCGACTCGCTCTGGCGCACGGTCTGGTCCAACGTGCTGCCTCTTGAGGCCAAGGGCGTCACGCCCCTGTCTGCCGCCCCGCACCACGCCGCCGCCGTGTTCCCCTGGGCCGCGCCCACCGCCGTGAGCGACAAGAAGGGCACGGAAATCCACGCCGCGGGCCGCCACTTTCTCACGCACTACTGGGCCACGCCCCGCCGCGTGGTCCTGGAGCCGGAGGAAGACGCCCACCCCTCTGCCTGCCCGGTGTGCGGCGAAACAGGCCGTGTCTTCGTGCGCCGTTTCCTGGCCAGGAACTACGGCAACAACTACGGCGTCGGCTGGCGACACCCCCTCACGCCGCATCGGGAGCAGGGCCCCGGCAAGGAGCCCCTGACCCTCAAGGGCGTCAGCGAGGGACGCGGCTACAACCACTGGCTCGGACTGGTCTACGGCGATGCCCAGGACGAGAAGTTCCCGGTGCGGCCGGCCCTGGCAGTCGGCAACTTCCGGGAGTCCCTGCGGGGCGCCATGGGAGGGAAAGCAGCCCGACTGCGGGCCTTCGGCTGGGACATGGACAACATGAAGGCCCTCAACTGGTGTGAGGAGGAATACCCGGTCTACGACCTCCCACCGGACATCCCCGATGCCCCGGCGATCCTGGCGGATCGGGCAGGCCGTATGGTCCGCGCGGCGGACCAGGCCCGGCGCAACCTGCTCGCGGCAGCGAAGGAGGCCCTGTTCAGCGACGGCGCTCGCAACGCCAAGGCCGAGGCCACGCTCCTCGCAGGGCTCTCCATGCGCTTCTGGGCCGACACGAAACAGGCGTTCGAGCAGCGCGTCCAGGAGATCATCGCCTGCCTGAAAAACGCGGAGTACCCGCTGGAAGTCTACGAAACCTGGCGGGGCGTGCTCCTGGCCAGAACCGGAAGGTTGTTCCAGGACACGGCGGAGCGCGGCAGCTTCCCGGCACGCAGGCTCGAAACCATTTACGGCGCGCTCAACAGGATGAAGGCCTTCAATTACACGGGCTGCTCCAAGGCCCTCGGGCTGCCCATGGACGGCAAGGGAGGACGGCAATGA
- the cas1e gene encoding type I-E CRISPR-associated endonuclease Cas1e, which yields MLPRLSPLPLKERASLVFLERGRLDVLDGAFVLVDASGTRTHVPVGAVACIMLEPGIRVTHAAVTLAARAGTLITWVGEAGVRLYASGQPGGARSDKLLYQASLALDEEARRKVVMKMFTVRFGEEPPMRRSVDQLRGLEGVRVREMYKLLARQHRVPWSGRKYDPREWGSGDLPNRCLSAATACLHGLCEAAVLAAGYAPSIGFLHTGKPRSFVYDIADLYKFDTVVPVAFRVAAQQGAEPERAVRLACRDRFRETKLLKRIIPEIEEVLSAGGLPVPDAPADAVGPAFADEEGLGDDGHRG from the coding sequence ATGCTGCCCCGGCTGTCGCCCCTGCCGCTCAAGGAGCGGGCGTCCCTGGTGTTCCTGGAGCGGGGACGGCTGGACGTGCTGGACGGGGCCTTCGTGCTGGTGGACGCCAGCGGGACGCGCACGCACGTTCCCGTGGGAGCGGTGGCGTGCATCATGCTGGAGCCGGGCATCAGGGTGACCCACGCGGCCGTGACGCTTGCGGCGCGCGCGGGCACCCTGATCACCTGGGTGGGCGAGGCCGGAGTGCGTTTGTACGCCTCCGGCCAGCCCGGGGGCGCGCGCAGCGACAAGCTGCTGTACCAGGCCTCCCTGGCCCTGGACGAGGAGGCGCGGCGCAAGGTGGTCATGAAGATGTTCACCGTGCGCTTCGGGGAGGAGCCGCCCATGCGGCGCAGCGTGGACCAGCTGCGCGGCCTGGAGGGCGTGCGGGTGCGGGAGATGTACAAGCTGCTTGCGCGGCAGCACCGCGTGCCGTGGTCCGGCCGGAAGTACGATCCCAGGGAATGGGGCAGCGGGGACTTGCCCAACCGGTGCCTGAGCGCGGCCACGGCGTGCCTGCATGGCCTGTGCGAGGCGGCGGTGCTGGCGGCCGGATACGCGCCGTCCATCGGGTTTCTGCACACGGGCAAGCCGCGCAGTTTCGTCTACGACATCGCGGACCTCTACAAGTTCGACACGGTGGTCCCTGTCGCTTTCCGGGTTGCCGCGCAGCAGGGCGCGGAGCCCGAGCGCGCGGTGCGCCTCGCCTGCCGGGACAGGTTCCGGGAAACCAAGCTGCTCAAGCGGATCATTCCGGAGATCGAGGAGGTGCTTTCCGCCGGGGGCTTGCCTGTTCCCGACGCGCCTGCGGATGCGGTGGGACCGGCCTTCGCGGACGAGGAGGGGCTGGGCGATGATGGTCATCGTGGTTGA
- the cas3 gene encoding CRISPR-associated helicase Cas3', with product MNDMTNNNSNLFRYWGKATRGDAEWHPLLYHCADVAAVLQVLFERDARLLDRLHGLTPTFDRQRFEKLLLFFAFLHDLGKVAPAFQNMRRDIVKDAGGDPARRSREAHHTELGLELFEEAIRRALRGTHAVGSLDDLFDVLDPLASAAFGHHGRPCCSPNACDMPPLVREDAQAFFDEGLRLFPVDLAQLADEEAYLFRPVSWLFSGLLVLCDWMASGEGFPFIRDSMPLEDYLERHALPAAREAVTRSGVLCPEPHAAAGFGELLPHLPKGACPTPLQEFALREAARPHGQCLLIFEDVTGSGKTEAALLAAHGIMSRGDARGLYVGLPTMATANGMYARLNESYRALFEESPIGPASLMLAHGARSLHDDFLFSIGLERGRPSDGDQNDDESPDSGAFCTAWLADNRKKALLAPCGVGTLDQALLAVLPSRHQSLRLLGLGRNVLIVDEVHAYAPYTTRLLENLIAFQAGLGGSVILLSATLPLDVKQQLVTAFCEGAGITPPVLTNRPLPLATRVDAQDVEEHGLPSERSLKVAVKMTASREEAIARLLAVREAGGCAAFILNTVDRATETFDALARSVPPEDLILFHARFALGDRQAIEADVLSMFDKDSTREVRKGKILVATQVVEQSLDLDFDHLVTELAPMELVIQRAGRCQRHKRDWRPAGFEAPSVLVVGPQALPDAGPDWGKTELGTGLFVYPMPGVLWRTARLLETTGRLSMPEDARRLVEGAYALDDPDTPELLKSEDALQWIKTKGERSLADLNLLDFRQGYGTASANGVWHNDRLTPTRLGQPSVTLRLAIFEDGPLRLWGSHALDAKACALSEVSVLASRLMGLPDPEGVWKERLDALEAQLPDKGRWARLIPFERAGSDEWRCALPGWEGLRYSPGRGLGFQRKN from the coding sequence ATGAATGACATGACAAACAACAATAGCAATCTTTTTCGATATTGGGGCAAAGCCACCCGGGGAGATGCAGAATGGCACCCTTTACTATACCATTGCGCCGACGTGGCGGCAGTCCTCCAGGTGCTGTTTGAGCGCGACGCCAGACTCCTCGACCGCCTGCATGGTCTCACACCAACATTCGATCGCCAACGTTTTGAAAAGCTGCTCCTCTTCTTCGCCTTTCTGCATGACCTGGGCAAAGTTGCTCCAGCCTTCCAGAACATGCGCCGGGACATCGTAAAGGACGCGGGCGGCGATCCTGCCCGGCGCTCAAGGGAGGCCCACCATACGGAACTGGGCCTGGAGCTGTTCGAGGAAGCCATCCGCCGCGCCCTGCGTGGGACGCACGCAGTCGGCAGCCTGGACGACCTCTTCGACGTGCTCGACCCTCTGGCTTCCGCCGCCTTCGGGCACCACGGAAGGCCCTGCTGCAGTCCAAACGCCTGCGACATGCCGCCTCTGGTCCGCGAAGACGCGCAGGCGTTCTTCGATGAGGGGCTGCGCCTATTCCCCGTCGATCTCGCGCAGCTTGCCGATGAGGAAGCCTACCTGTTCAGACCCGTCTCATGGCTCTTTTCCGGCCTCCTCGTTCTCTGCGACTGGATGGCTTCCGGCGAGGGCTTCCCGTTCATCCGGGATTCGATGCCCCTGGAGGACTATCTGGAGCGCCACGCCCTTCCGGCAGCCCGGGAGGCCGTGACGAGAAGCGGCGTGTTGTGTCCGGAGCCGCACGCTGCAGCTGGATTCGGCGAACTGCTGCCACACTTGCCCAAGGGGGCATGCCCTACCCCCCTGCAGGAGTTCGCCCTGCGGGAGGCCGCACGACCGCACGGCCAGTGCCTGCTCATCTTCGAGGACGTCACCGGCTCGGGCAAAACGGAGGCCGCGCTGTTGGCCGCCCACGGCATCATGTCCCGTGGCGACGCCCGGGGGCTCTACGTGGGTCTGCCCACCATGGCCACGGCCAACGGCATGTACGCCCGCTTGAACGAGAGCTACCGGGCATTGTTCGAGGAGTCGCCCATCGGGCCTGCGTCGCTCATGCTTGCCCACGGCGCGCGCAGCCTCCACGACGATTTCCTGTTCAGCATCGGACTCGAGCGCGGACGCCCCAGCGACGGCGACCAAAACGACGACGAATCCCCCGACTCCGGGGCCTTCTGCACGGCCTGGCTGGCCGACAACCGCAAAAAGGCGCTGCTCGCCCCCTGCGGCGTGGGCACACTGGACCAGGCCCTCCTGGCCGTGCTGCCTTCCCGTCATCAAAGCCTGAGGCTGCTGGGTCTGGGTCGAAACGTGCTGATCGTCGACGAGGTGCACGCCTACGCGCCCTACACCACGCGGCTGCTGGAGAATCTGATTGCTTTCCAAGCGGGTCTTGGCGGCAGCGTGATCCTGCTTTCGGCCACGCTTCCCCTGGACGTGAAGCAGCAGTTGGTTACGGCTTTCTGTGAGGGCGCGGGGATCACCCCGCCCGTCCTCACCAACCGGCCGCTACCCCTGGCCACGCGCGTGGACGCCCAGGACGTCGAGGAACACGGGCTGCCTTCCGAGCGGTCTCTGAAGGTTGCGGTGAAAATGACCGCCAGCCGCGAAGAGGCCATCGCTCGTTTGCTGGCCGTGCGCGAGGCGGGGGGCTGCGCCGCGTTCATTCTCAACACGGTGGACCGGGCCACCGAGACTTTCGACGCCCTCGCCCGGTCCGTTCCGCCCGAGGATCTCATCCTCTTCCACGCGCGCTTCGCCCTGGGCGACCGCCAGGCCATCGAGGCGGACGTGCTTTCCATGTTCGACAAGGACTCCACGCGGGAGGTCCGCAAGGGCAAAATCCTTGTAGCCACCCAGGTGGTTGAGCAGTCGCTTGACCTGGATTTCGACCACCTCGTCACCGAGCTAGCGCCCATGGAGTTGGTCATCCAGCGCGCCGGGCGCTGTCAGCGCCACAAGCGGGACTGGCGTCCGGCCGGCTTCGAAGCGCCTTCCGTGTTGGTGGTGGGGCCGCAGGCGCTACCGGACGCAGGGCCGGACTGGGGCAAAACGGAGCTGGGCACGGGACTGTTTGTCTACCCCATGCCGGGCGTTCTCTGGCGCACGGCGCGGCTGCTAGAGACCACAGGCAGGCTTTCGATGCCCGAGGACGCCAGGCGGCTGGTGGAGGGGGCCTACGCTTTGGATGATCCCGACACGCCTGAACTGCTCAAGAGCGAAGACGCCTTGCAGTGGATAAAAACCAAGGGCGAGCGCAGCTTGGCGGACTTGAACCTGCTGGACTTCAGGCAGGGCTACGGCACTGCGTCGGCCAACGGGGTCTGGCACAACGACAGGCTCACGCCCACCCGGCTTGGCCAGCCTTCCGTGACGCTTCGACTTGCCATCTTCGAGGACGGGCCGTTGCGGCTGTGGGGCTCGCACGCCCTGGACGCCAAGGCCTGCGCCTTGTCCGAGGTGTCCGTGCTGGCTTCGCGCCTCATGGGGCTGCCTGACCCCGAGGGAGTCTGGAAGGAGCGCCTGGACGCCCTGGAGGCGCAACTGCCCGACAAGGGCCGCTGGGCGCGGCTGATTCCCTTCGAGCGCGCAGGCTCAGACGAATGGCGCTGCGCCCTGCCGGGCTGGGAAGGTCTGCGCTATAGCCCGGGCCGGGGGCTCGGGTTTCAAAGAAAAAACTAA
- the cas6e gene encoding type I-E CRISPR-associated protein Cas6/Cse3/CasE: MYFSQLILDPRKAVIDGFYDAHQALWGLFSDSPERKRDFLYREMDPVTFLTVSARPPEDATGAWRVRSKPYAPRLSKGDRLYVSLRVNAVVKRKGADGRQDRFDVVQDARMRLLAAKEPVPPRAELAQSEGLKWLEKHQESWGLVFDPKGVNVTSYVQHRLWRYGSKAKVSALDMAGFARVTAPEAVLRALTLGVGPAKGFGCGLMLARRA, translated from the coding sequence ATGTACTTTAGCCAACTGATCCTCGATCCCCGCAAGGCGGTGATCGACGGCTTCTACGACGCGCACCAGGCCTTGTGGGGGCTCTTCTCCGACTCCCCCGAGCGCAAGCGGGACTTCCTGTATCGGGAGATGGACCCCGTGACCTTCCTCACGGTCTCCGCGCGCCCGCCCGAGGACGCCACGGGGGCATGGCGGGTGCGCAGCAAGCCGTATGCGCCTCGCCTTTCCAAGGGCGACAGGCTCTACGTGTCGCTACGGGTGAACGCCGTGGTGAAGCGCAAGGGGGCGGACGGCAGGCAGGACCGCTTCGACGTGGTGCAGGACGCGCGGATGCGCCTCTTGGCCGCGAAGGAGCCCGTGCCGCCCCGCGCGGAGCTGGCCCAGAGCGAGGGGCTCAAATGGCTTGAGAAACACCAGGAGTCCTGGGGGCTGGTCTTCGACCCCAAGGGCGTGAACGTGACGAGCTACGTGCAGCACCGCTTGTGGCGCTACGGGTCCAAGGCCAAGGTCTCCGCGCTGGACATGGCCGGTTTCGCCCGCGTGACCGCCCCGGAGGCGGTCTTGAGGGCGTTGACGCTGGGCGTGGGCCCGGCCAAGGGGTTCGGCTGCGGGTTGATGCTGGCCAGGAGGGCCTGA
- the casB gene encoding type I-E CRISPR-associated protein Cse2/CasB, with protein MTRLRELMNPWMLKDQTDRMAMDELAGRFWSVLEAWWRGLEDDRGTRAVLRRAKTPLAVFITPEFQRGPVALLTRNGIDLDHQDQERLALGLGVLAHVAPPVKDRTEGAPPHFAGLLKPEKGQESTRDPRMRKLLTLEDQESEALFLMLRRLAKYLEGKAPVGAAWRSLLRGACFWDEKTRRGWAMDYYVHREKPGK; from the coding sequence ATGACGAGACTGCGAGAGTTGATGAACCCCTGGATGCTGAAAGACCAGACGGACCGGATGGCCATGGACGAGCTTGCCGGTCGGTTCTGGTCCGTCCTGGAGGCGTGGTGGCGGGGCCTCGAAGACGACCGGGGAACGCGAGCCGTGCTCCGGCGCGCCAAGACGCCCCTGGCCGTCTTCATCACCCCCGAATTCCAGCGCGGGCCGGTGGCCCTGCTGACCCGGAACGGCATCGACCTCGACCACCAGGATCAGGAACGCCTGGCCCTGGGCCTGGGGGTGCTGGCCCATGTGGCCCCCCCGGTGAAGGATCGGACGGAGGGAGCCCCGCCCCACTTCGCGGGCCTGCTCAAACCGGAAAAGGGCCAGGAATCCACGCGCGATCCGCGCATGCGCAAGCTGCTCACCCTGGAGGATCAGGAGTCCGAAGCCCTGTTCCTCATGCTGCGCAGGCTGGCCAAATACCTGGAGGGCAAGGCCCCCGTGGGCGCTGCCTGGCGCAGCCTGCTGCGGGGCGCGTGCTTCTGGGACGAGAAGACCCGCCGAGGGTGGGCCATGGACTACTACGTTCACCGTGAAAAACCCGGAAAATAA
- the cas2e gene encoding type I-E CRISPR-associated endoribonuclease Cas2e: MMVIVVENAPPRLRGRLAVWLLEIRAGVYVGDFSAKAREMIWRHVECGLEDGNAVMAWSARNESGFQFRTLGANRRMPVDFDGLELVSFFPVEDAKS; encoded by the coding sequence ATGATGGTCATCGTGGTTGAGAACGCGCCGCCCCGGCTTCGCGGCCGGTTGGCGGTGTGGCTTCTGGAGATCCGGGCTGGGGTGTACGTGGGTGATTTTTCCGCCAAGGCGCGGGAGATGATCTGGCGGCACGTGGAATGCGGCCTGGAGGACGGCAACGCGGTGATGGCCTGGAGCGCCCGGAACGAGTCCGGCTTCCAGTTCCGGACGCTGGGCGCGAACAGGCGAATGCCCGTTGATTTCGACGGCCTGGAACTGGTTTCGTTCTTCCCCGTCGAGGATGCGAAAAGCTGA
- the cas7e gene encoding type I-E CRISPR-associated protein Cas7/Cse4/CasC yields the protein MSRFVQLHILTSYAASNLNRDDLGAPKSMMLGNAARLRVSSQSLKRAWRTSDVFQAALGGAHLGTRTKELGRKVFAALVNGVPLAAAWKDESAAGTLNALKETKAVEIARAVAGVFGKLKSESKADKDPDPAKKRVALLESLEIEQLAHLSPEELEEAARLTEACRASGAVPEKDALDLLRHRVKAADIAMFGRMLAASARFNVEAAVQVAHALTVHKAVAEDDFFTAVDDLNKDDQGAGHMGVLEFGAGVFYLYVCVDRSLLAENLCNDAALAAKALEALVRAACTVAPSGKQSSFASRAYAFYALAEKGDAQPRGLSLAFLNPVEEEDMGLEAIKKLESTRESMERVYGQTAQSECFNALEGKGTLDALVRFAAE from the coding sequence ATGTCGCGTTTCGTGCAGCTTCATATCCTGACCAGCTACGCCGCCTCCAACCTCAACCGCGACGACCTGGGCGCGCCCAAGTCCATGATGCTCGGCAACGCCGCCCGGCTGCGGGTCTCCTCCCAGAGCCTCAAGCGCGCCTGGCGCACCTCCGACGTGTTCCAGGCCGCCCTGGGCGGGGCACACCTGGGCACGCGCACCAAGGAGCTTGGCCGCAAGGTCTTCGCCGCCCTGGTCAACGGCGTGCCGCTGGCCGCCGCTTGGAAAGACGAGTCCGCCGCCGGGACCCTGAACGCCCTTAAGGAGACCAAGGCCGTCGAGATCGCCCGGGCCGTGGCCGGGGTGTTTGGTAAACTCAAGAGCGAAAGCAAAGCCGACAAGGACCCCGACCCTGCCAAGAAGCGTGTAGCACTCCTGGAATCGCTGGAGATCGAGCAGCTGGCCCACCTGAGCCCCGAGGAACTGGAAGAGGCGGCCAGGCTGACGGAGGCCTGCCGCGCCTCCGGGGCCGTCCCGGAGAAGGATGCCCTGGACCTCTTGCGCCACCGCGTGAAGGCGGCGGACATCGCCATGTTCGGGCGCATGCTGGCAGCCAGCGCCCGCTTCAACGTGGAGGCCGCCGTGCAGGTGGCCCACGCCCTGACCGTGCACAAGGCCGTTGCCGAGGACGACTTCTTCACCGCCGTGGACGACCTGAACAAGGACGACCAGGGCGCGGGCCACATGGGCGTGCTGGAGTTCGGGGCGGGCGTCTTCTACCTCTACGTGTGCGTGGACCGCTCCCTGCTGGCGGAGAACCTGTGCAACGACGCGGCCCTTGCGGCCAAGGCCCTGGAGGCCCTGGTGCGCGCGGCGTGCACCGTGGCCCCCTCGGGCAAGCAGAGCAGCTTCGCCTCCCGCGCCTACGCCTTCTACGCCCTGGCCGAGAAGGGGGACGCCCAGCCCCGGGGGCTGTCGCTGGCCTTCCTCAATCCCGTGGAGGAAGAGGATATGGGGCTTGAAGCCATCAAGAAGCTGGAATCGACCAGGGAATCCATGGAGCGCGTCTACGGCCAGACTGCCCAGTCCGAATGCTTCAACGCCCTGGAAGGGAAGGGGACGCTGGATGCTCTCGTCCGCTTCGCCGCGGAGTAG